The Aquila chrysaetos chrysaetos chromosome 11, bAquChr1.4, whole genome shotgun sequence sequence CATTGTCTTTTGCATGGTATAAGCGTTACTGGGGTTACATCAGAGAAATTTTTCAGTGAGGTATTTTGATTAAACagtctttcctgatttttcatctgttactatttatatatatttttgtgtgttgcatttttaatacagttaattggcaaaataatttgatacattttttttatagttaagATTAtagttgttttatttcagaaattgctTCTGGCATCTATCTGTATGACCTTTGTACTTTTTTGGGCAGCCTTCAAATATTCTGTTACAGATGTTTTTTGTGTAAAGGTAGTATGTGTATGATTGTAGTTGGCTTCTAACCTGTGTGTAAAAAATAAGGGTGGGAGCAAGTTTTTACCAAATCACTTGTGAGGGCCTTCTCTGTAACCGATTGGCTTCATGTTACTTTATTTTTGGCTGCTTGCTGTGGTTGTTCAGAATTTCATAATCTTTTTAGTACTGTTACTGGTTTTGTCAACAGAATTAGCTGACAACCAAGTCTTTCTTAGAAGTAAACTTGTACATGCTTCTTGTTTTGAAGTGTttataatctttattttaatctctttagGATGCAGAAAATGCTATTGTACACATGGGAGGCCAGTGGTTGGGAGGCCGTCAGATCAGAACTAACTGGGCAACACGGAAACCACCAGCCCCCAAAAGTACACAAGAAAGTAAGACCTTCATGTGATGCTATGTTGTGTTTGTTCTCTTGCACATCGCTGTTCAATGGAGGAATAAAACATAATATTGCCAAAATCATGGCACTTAATTACATATCTACCTTGACTTCCAGATCTtaaagaatagatttttttgatATATTATATGAATGTAGTGGTGGTGCTACTGGTCTATCATAAAATATTGAATGTGTTTGTTAAATGTATAATTCATACTTGTGTACGAGGTAAGTATCTGGGACTCTGTGGTTACTGTTAGCCTACTGCTTAAAAACAGCCTTCTCTCTTTATAGATAACACGAAACAATTGAGGTTTGAAGATGTAGTAAATCAGTCAAGTCCAAAAAATTGTACTGTATACTGTGGAGGAATTGCCTCGGGGCTAACAGGTaggatttgttttattatttttttattattgaagCTTTTTGGACACCAAGATGGTTACTAAATCAAAAACATTATATGTTGTAGATCAACTTATGAGACAGACTTTTTCACCATTTGGACAGATTATGGAAATAAGGGTGTTTCCGGAAAAAGGTTACTCATTTGTCAGGTatggacagagaaaaataaaatctgtgatttTGTTCATGTAGTGATGTTTCATCTTTCTGTAATTTACTTGATTGAACTTCTGCTGATACATTAAAAGCTGTCACCATATGTTCATAGAAAAATTTGGAACTTTTAAAAGTGGCCACCAATCTTTTTACCTGAGAAGATGAATATCTGTGAAAGCAGATCTTTTTCTCTGGATTTCCTGTATGTATGGAGTCGCTGGTTTTTAACACTCAAGTGAAAGTACTATAAAGCATAACATTAGtttgtttttacattctttAGATTTTCAACCCATGAAAGTGCAGCACATGCTATTGTTTCAGTTAATGGAACCACAATTGAAGGACATGTTGTTAAGTGTTATTGGGGTAAAGAATCCCCCGACATGACTAAAAACTTCCAACAGGTAACTTTAACCTTTTCATTGTATTACAAAAGCACTTGTGTATATACCTGTAATGCCTTCCCAGTTACAATAGCTAAATTTTGCGTTAGACTTCTTATGAAATTCCATGTTCTGTCTCAGTTATGTTCCAGTTCATCAAATTGGGCTAGTGATTTTGATGGAGTATCTGTTACTGTCTTCTGGATATGATTCAAGATAGGGAGAAACTTTGAGGTAATTCTGATTCTTGCTAGTTCACTAACTGCAGACTAGGTGACTATCCAACCAAATATTCtttggtatttaaaatacactcaaatacttttttcagtaCAAAGATGTAATTAAGTCACAGTGATGTCTTATGTTTCTGATCTCATTATTACTTGTTTCAGCCCTGTGATTGATATAGCCAAAAAATTTGCCTTCAGCACAAAAGGAACATGATCCATCTCTAGAACCTGATGTACTGTGAATTATTCTCTCCTTAGGTGGATTACAGTCAGTGGGGGCAATGGAGCCAAGTATATGGAAATCCACAACAGTACGGGCAATATATGGCTAATGGGTGGCAAGTACCATCATATGGAATGTATGGCCAAGCATGGAATCAACAGGGTTTTGGAGTAGAGTGagtaattgtatttaattttttagaatATTCCAAGAATGTTATATCTGAGTTTCAGGCTCATTTGGTTCAAGGATTGCACAAGGTTTCAAGCCTTAGGTGGACTCCTACATGATTAAAGCTTATGTTTAATGATTACCGTGGACCAAATAATGGGGTGAGTCACTCTGACTTGTACTCGATCACACATTTTATGTGTATGTTTTGAGAGTCAAGGCACAAAGATGACTCCTTTGGTAAAGTTTTGGATGGTGGTCTTGTCTGATATCTAAAAATTTTCTGGATTCCAAATTGAGGTGGTGAATACTGGAGAGTCTGAGCCAGGGAGCCCAGGTATTTGCCTGAAGCATTCATAACCCTGGAGAGAAGATGCTACATATTGACACTTTAACTTGTGCCATTTCAGAATTTGGGTGAGCTTTTAATACTTGATCTCTTCAAGACGGAAGTCTTCACAacaactttttgttttaacatacttttaaaataacttctttgtTTACATAATTCTTCATTATCTCTTGCAATTAAACATATTAAGCCCTGATAAACCGATCACTGGTATTCATGCCAATTAGGTGTTGggaatttttttgcatttctgcatcCTTGATGTTGACTTAGAGCCACCTGCATATGTACGTGCCTTTGGAGGCGGTTGTCCTATACAGCTAGTACCCAAGGTTTGTGGGGCTGTTCTTAAAAAGCTTATGATATTTTTCAAGAATCACATGTTGTAGCACTTTACCTGAATTACTCattaaagagaagaagaagaaattgttcTATTTTGGTATGAATAGTAGTGTAGGaagtatgttcttttttttttgtctgttatcTTGTAAATAACTTGACTAGCTtgcatgattatttttcttttcttctttttttttttctttttttttttttttttttttttttttttttttaaccatcttgtttctttttaagccaatctccatctgctgcctggATGGGTGGATTTGGTGCTCAACCTGCCCAGGGACAAGGTGCTCCTGTAATACCTAACCAAGCTGGATATGGTATGGCAAGCTACCAAACACAGTGAGCTGGGACTCTGTTTAAAAGTGTGTATTTCATGATAGGCTGCAGTTTCCAGTGACATTCTGAAGACTGGAATGTagacaatgaaaaaagaaaatatttattttaaaaatggaaatgtttggaACCTTtagcacagctttgctttggtGAAGGACACAAATGTCTTCTAGTTCtgccttttaaagtttttgttcATGATGGATATggacatgtttttctttgtgtacaaaaattaaataaagtcaATAAAGACAATTCTGACTACAAATTTTGATATAGTAGGAGAAATGGCTAATGAATTTGATCTTTAGGTTaccattccatttttttttttttttgttctgtcttcaGTGTTTTATATCACTGTGCTTTTTAAGAGAAATGACGTTGAAAAACAGCAAGTTGCTTTTAGTTGAACACACATCCTGAAATAAACTGTGGACCAATCATTACAACCTGCTAGACAGTATTGATTTTTCAAGAAACCAATAGGCATAGCTCAGAAAGTATATGTAGGtcttggaataattttttaaaaaaatatttaatttttctacatgcttaaagaaaacagtctgaTACAAAGAATAGTGCagtctaaaatgaaaaacagtacTGTCTGAGTAATTTCACATAACTTTTACTGTCCACATTCAGGCACACATTAAAACTTTTCAGAGCTGGTTTGCTTAAGACTGTagtaattttgcatttaattttgagaAGTAAAAACGTTTTTGCAAGTATGTTGTTTGTATTCAAATCAGACAGTCATACTTGTGCTTTTACATAAAGTTTGAAGGCTACACattgtaaatatttcataattacagtgtttcaaaagcatgctCAAACATAGAAGTAGCAATGTAATTATTCAAAGTAATACTTAATATACTCTACTGCTTTAAATGCAGTAGATTGACAAGAATGTGCAAGACTGACATTTCCAAAGTTGGCTATTATGTAAAGTTACATAAAGAACTATAACAAAGAgccttaattttaatttcataaatcTTTAATGCATCACCTTTTTGTCATTAGAAATACGaattttttgctttacattATTTGGTATGTAAATACCTTGGTTAACAACCTTGTAAACCTATTTCAAGGTTATTATAAGTTGTATAGTATCTTGagtgttttgaaaaatcttgaTGTTTTTTAAGTCTAGAAATATTTTGCCCAAGAATTTTTTAACAAGATTGTTAAAAACATCTTATTTTAGAGAATATTCAATGTGCCATTTGGTAAATGGAGATGCAGTTGAAACAGTACACTGAGTTgtgacttatttttaattaaagtttttgTCTTTATGGGTGGTTTGCATGTGATGAACCTGTACAGAGGCTGGGTTGTTTGTGTACTGAGTGTGTAAATGGATAAATCATGAAGATGTTTAAATGGTATACTTGGgttatttctgaattattttatggATACATTGATATAAACTGCCTCAATAAATTTGAAGTTGAAAATGAATGTAAGTTAGATACAAGTACTGTGTCTTACCTGTGACAGCTAGGGGGTGCAAATGTTTCAGCTGTATACTGAAATACACTGAGGCaggcacaatttaaaaaaaaaaaaaaaaaagtaggatttGCAGTGATAGTTCAGTGAAgcaaacttgcattttaaaagaaacagaatgtttGATTTTAGAGATGATAGTTCTAAATGAGTGTCTGAGAAGCtgcatattttatcttttctgtttcttaccaTGCAGGTGTTGCAAGTTAGAATagattttgaaatggaaacttGCAGTTTTGTTAAACCCAGCCAGGTTGTGCAAATAACTACACTTAATGCTGTAGCAAATcacatgaggtttttttcctcctcttctacTTGACATGCTAAATAGTACCTTGACTTTTAGATCAGGTTGAAAGTGAGATATACTAGAAGAGCAATTTAGTCAGTTGGCTCAACTGTACCCAGAGATACTTGTAACTCTGGGCATCTAATGCATGCAATAATGACTGAAGTTAGTGTGGAACCGTAAGTGCTTGTGATGACAGAATTGGCCCTTTATCTCTGTTTCTCCTTTATGGTATACGTAGTGTTTTTCCGCTCAAGTTAGGAATCTTGTCTACAGGACTCTTGTTTTTCTATAAAttttgtatatatgtgtatatctACGCGAGGATCGGCCTATACATtgtagtttggaaaaaaaaatcacaagtaaGTCTGCATTTTTGTTATGCTTACccggtttaaaaaaaaaaaaaatcatgagtcAGTAGATACATGAATTGCAAGTTACTTCAAGATTTCTTAGACTTCACTTGAAATCTGGGGTTTCTACATAATTCTACGTGTTTGGCATATGACTATGTTCTGGGTGCATGCTGGTATGTAAGCAGTATGTTCTTTAGGCGCTACTGAAGATTTAGATGATGCAAGTACATTACCACATAAATGCCCATATAAATGGGTGTAAGATTTAAGGCAGTGATCTTTAGGTCTCAAGGTGTAGGTCACCTCAAATCTGATTATTTAATATGCCTGCTGGAGAGCTGGGCCATACCTGACCTGTATTTCAGGATGAAAGATAGGATATACTTTCTCATTTAAGTCTTTTGTCATTGATTTTtatacagcttttctttaatgGTGATATTTCTTCGCAGACTGCTCAAGATATGGGAGTCTCCAGTGTCCTTTAATGTTTCTATAGCACTGCGAGGAGGAGTTGTAATTTGGATTGCTTTCTACTCAGTAGCGTTCATAAATGCATCACTGACAATTTTTTGGCACCAAAGAGCCTCTTGCACCATACTGCTTTTATGAGTGACTGTTACACTGTTGTAATTTCTCTAACTATAGAAATCAACCACTACCTAACCCCTTACCACTAAGATTTGGATTTCAAAAAGTATTGATTTATCATGGCTTAAGTTGATGCGTGCAACCTGAAGCAAGGTTGTAatctgcatttgcagaaaatgttcAATAAAAGTGAAACGTGATAAAGGGCTTATCCTGTATTGTCATCTGTCAAAACATTGTCCCTCTGCTGTAAAACTGACAACAGGCATACAAGGCTGGACTTGTAAACTATGCATTTTCAATCATgtaaaagatgttttatttaaaatttttcatacaaaaccattttgtattttgcagagTTGCAGTAGTAAGGCTGTAAATCTAAGGTTACATGTAGCTTTTCATCAGTCCTGCCTCcttgtgtatatttttaaacagttttcagaCGTACTCTTGCTGCAGAACCTTCTTCCTTACTAAGATAACTTCATGAGACAGCTATTCACTGTATCAGAActatttccttcatttcactCGCCAAAAAAAGTCTCACAGTGAATAAGACttagttttgcagaaaattagtgatttgtttttcttgtgtttgtacACAAGGAAGCAGACTTAAACTGTATGGACATGATTAGTGTCTGATACTTCGTAATTATCTGACTGTTTTTGAACAAGGGCACAAGTCTGTTTTAATCACGTGGAACTGTTTCCTGGTCAGCAATAAAAGATTTTGTTGCACTGTTCTTACATTGCAAGGTACAGGCAATCTTTATTCAGTATACTTCAAAAAAAGTGGATGGGGGTTTGTAATGAACTGCCTTGTTCCAACTTGAATCTTCATAAATAGATACAGTTTGGGATCTGGATTGCTGCTGTAATAGCAAAAGGAAGTTGTTCTTTTGAAACTGAGTGAAAATTTATTTGTTCTGATCATATGTGGTGCCTGTTCATTGTTGGTAGATTTAAGGGTTTCACTATGTAATAATGTTTCTGTTCATAAAAAGGCAACTGCAAGGCAATAGTTGCTGGGAAGGTCTTTGTCGTGTTTCATTTCAGCCAACTTTTGTGAATCCAGTTGATTTGTTTAAAACTGTAAAGATATTTGTGTGTTTCAGTGTCACATGGATAAAATCCCACCCCCACCTTTACCATTACTTCAAACCAAAGACAGTGCTGAAATGTTTACTgaatgttttactttaaaaagaaacaggactTTATGTTGATGAGTGAACACTGATTCTGTCACCTTTCTGGGGATGTATGCTGATCTAGGTCATGGATGTGAATGACATGCTCTGCTCACTGACATTTAAAGGGTAATGACTCAAAGTTAATTTGACATCAGTAATGATTATTTGAATACAAGTTATTCTTGCTTAAATACACAGCCACTCATGCTTTGATTAAAGTTGATCTGAATCTTCTTGGTTATTAAAGTATTCCTGATACACTGTGGGAAGAAACATTGCTTTACCTTGTATCGTAGTATTCAAGCTGTCAGTAAGACACCAGAGTTGCGTGCATGGTATTTGTTTGTCTAAAGAAAACCACTTAATGGAGTTGTGTCAGGGAATTCAGTGTAAGCTGACTTTTCTGTAGTGATGGGTGATAGCATTTGAAtatttccctttgaaaacaAGGGATCAGTCGCTATTCTTTGCATGATCCCAGGTTCTCACTGATCCCAGATACTCGGCAGCTGTCTTTCCCAGCCActtgcagggaagggaggaggaggaaagggggaaatgGTGAGACTAGTGTGCATGATGCAGCAGCATCAGTGCCAAGTCTTATTgtcaaacacatttaaaatcatGACAGTCTTAGGCAGATACCGCAGCAGTATCCAGAGGATTGTGACTGTTCAGACAGAAACTTGCTTTATCTCCCTGCTTAAAAtaatgttgctttaaaattacaaaaaatagaaaacatgtaACCTTTggccattttctttttggttccTGAGAAAATAGATGCACATTAAATAGCCAAGCTAGAATACCTAAGTTGactaaacaaataaagaaaacttaaaGGAGCAAATTGCGTTAAGTGTCTGAATTTGTAGAATGTTGCTTAATTTAGACCTCCTTAGCTTGGCATTCTGTTGTTTGCTTGTATTGACCCTTTTGTTTCTATAATCGAAGTAGTGTGAGATACGCACGGCTGCTTGTTGAATGTCTTCCCATTCTTTAAATGTATAATTTGTGGAGCAGGGGTGGGTAGGAATTGAGTAAGAATCACAAGTCTACTACATGAAACACTGAATAATGCTTAGATTTCCTACATGGAAATTGACTTGCTAGAGCCAACTCTGTAGAAGTTTAAATATCACAGGTGATGATGAAAAGCTGCTGTCCTCCATTTGAGTAGCTAGTTCTTTGACCTTAATTAAATGGAGAATTATTATTGGGGTCTGTTCCATGAAAAAATGCTCTTTGTGGTTTCTTTGGTCCTTTCAGTGaagcagatatttttcattCCACAAAtgatttgtttcctttaatgTTGGGTTTTCAACCATGATGGGAAAGACCAATTGATAAGATTTATTGCTTAGTTCAAAACTTCCAACTTGGGTACTGACTGTGGGGAAAATAACCCTTTTAGTTATTAAAAGGACtatttaattttgcaatatACCTATGTAGAAGCATTTCTACTTGAGTTTTACTTGTACCTGAAAGCACAAGGAGGCTACACGAATACACCTTAGACTGTAAAGATGGAATCAACCTCTTGGAGCTGCTGTTACGTGCTACAGCTGCCGTACCAGATCACTGTTGTACAGTCAAATGCTGGAAAAACGTATGCCTTGCTGCTTGCTTTAAGTGCAAAGCTTGTGTTCTGTGGAGAATAAATCTGTCCTGTACATTTGCAAATATTCAGAGAAGGCTGAGGTCCaacattattttctgaactCTTGCTATCTTGGTGTGAATTAGGGCTTCTTTCATTTGCAGGTATATGCTACGGTTTTGTAGGAGCAATTTGTGTTGTATTTGTGACTTTATCTAAAAACATGGCTAATTTCAGACagacttaagaaaaataaaatgtgaacgTTTCTAGGATACTATTCCTAGATGAATCTTGCCTCCTACTTGGATTTATGTACTCCATGGAATAAGGATATGAAAGTCCATGAAACATCTCTCAGATCGCTTAAAAGGGACATTTTCCAAAGTGAGCAAATTACTGTAATCTTGTAGTATGCATATAACAAGATCTTGTTCTAGAAGCATAACAGCTGTTCATATGTATTgctaatatattttgaaatggtCAATACTTGAGGTCAGAGGACTAATAGATATTGCTGAATATATGTTGCATTTTGAAGAAGATTTAAGATCAGTATACAAGGTGATGCTGTGTTCACGTTGACTTTGGGAGCATTTATTCCGGCATCTTTTTGCATTGTAGCCTTTTAAGAAACAATCCAGAACCTGTCCTCTGGGATGTATACATAGAAATTTGGCAAGGTATGTGATACTGTGCTTTAAATATGTCTTACAGCGTCACAGCATCTAGCAACAAGTGTCTGACAAGCTGCATGGGTTAGAACACTGACTTTTCATTGAAAAGCTTCTGTAGCAAAATCTCACTGGAAGGTATTGCCGGAGTCTTTTCTGTCTGTATGACTTCTAAACAAAAGGAAGGCAAGATGCAGTCTCATTAGAAGTATCCAAGTATGTCCAAGTCTTAGTTCACCAAGGCTGTAGAAACAAGCATTCCTTCATAGCTATTTTCACTGTAGAAAATACATATGGATACTTAAATTGTGGGTTGTGATTCAGTTATTAAGGCTATATATCTCATTTTTCATACTGTGTctattttgctgtgtttctcaCTTTAATTGTGTATGTTTCTAGTCAACAGAGTTGTACGTGCTTTTCATGTACAAGGAGCCAATCTGTTGCATCTGGTTCTTAGCAGAAACACATACTGACCTCAGGTATCACTTTTAATGTTCCCCTGTATTGCAAAAATCTTTGATTTCTGTACTTGAtgcatgttttaatatttacagaTGGATGTTGAAAGCATGTGTTAagtacccttttttttttgtcttcaggtTCGTACCAGACTGGACATAATTCACAAAAACTGAGATTTCTTTACTGCACCCCCCCATCAGTCCTAAGTCTACATAAAGTCCAGAGGGCCTTAGAATGCATTTAAGGATTTGATGATGatttcttaattaatttctagTTGAATATATCAATATTGTTTTACCAAGtcaaaggtttttttattgctgtaaaaCTGGTtattgaaaactgtatttcttcatcTCAAGTTTTAATTCATGGTGCTACTTCATTTTCTGGAAACTGTTAcgtttcccccccccttttgtttaatttaaaggcagtataacaggaaaataaaactcctTCACcttaattctttcttctttgtagaACAAAGCTGAAGAAACTCAAGAAGGAAGATTAGTTTAGCAGTAAGGTTTTTATCAAActgaaatatgcatttaataCTAACCTAATGGaacaattttactttttcagtgtCAGAGGCAAAGAAGAacataaaactttgttttaaaaaaatttgccCACTTAAATTGCAAGCTTTGAAAcacttggtcttttttttttttctcagtgcaaTTTATGAAGAGGTCTAGGTATAACTGATAGAAGTTAGGAGCACTACTGGAATTACTTAGCCTGTAATTCAGTTTCTGCATGTTTAAATGTTGCTGCTAGAGTTTTGCAGTCTGTATTTTGGCATGTTTAAAGCTGCTGGAGTTGGAGGTATTGAGGAATGTTCCACAAGATCAGGCATAAAAGTTGACCCTGTGAACCTCCTTATACTAGAAAGTATTACAAAGGAGTGAGTCAGAGCTTTTTCTGAGTTCAAAGTGAGGGGTGCTGGACAAATTCCCCTGACTGTCTTAGGCAAGCCTGAAATAGAACACAGTTTTCTACCAGAATTCTCTTCAAAGCTGTTTTATGCTGTGTACCTTAGAGGAATGgtatgtttatattttctctgtatgtatcttattaaaagattaaaaatgtgttttattatcTGCTCTGGTACTTGTGAATCTTCAGATAGTTAAGTGCATTTAGCTAAGATTAACAAAACTTGCTTTGAAACTAAAAATGGCTTGCTGGTTTAAGGTTAATATAACTAAAAAGTGACTCTTGGcattgaactgaaaaaaaataccagatcTTCACAACATCAAATCATGTTGCTTTCTCCAAAAGGAGTAGGCTTAATCACACTCTAGTGTATTCTAGCAGTGAGCCTgtcactgatttctttgtgtttaaacTGTGAAAACGTAGGAgctaaaatatttagatttaaaaaaaaaaaaaaaagtccctctAGGTTCATGATACTCTGTGTGCACTTCAGCTTTGGCTGGTGTGGAAGGAAAAACTAAAGCCGTGTTTGCCAACGCATCGTGAACACTAAGGTGAACATTCATGAAgtttaaaacctgcttttatGTATTGAACCTATCATACTCTGAATAGTCCTGTGATTTTTATGCATGTCTTCTCATGGGTTAAAATGCCTTGCGTTTTCTGACCAGAATAAAATTTGCAGTGTCGCATCTTAGTCTTATTTTCTACTGTTACTTGTAGTGTCACATATATGAGGCTAGGTTTGCCCATCTATAGAAGGTATATTAACAGATcactttctgtttaaattcATGAAAAACATACTTGGGAAAAATGGTGAACTGTTAGCCATATTCAAAGTCCTTTGAAAGTTATAACACTACTataatgtttg is a genomic window containing:
- the TIAL1 gene encoding nucleolysin TIAR isoform X3, encoding MITEQPDSRRVNSSVGFSVLQHTSNDPYCFVEFYEHRDAAAALAAMNGRKILGKEVKVNWATTPSSQKKDTSNHFHVFVGDLSPEITTEDIKSAFAPFGKISDARVVKDMATGKSKGYGFVSFYNKLDAENAIVHMGGQWLGGRQIRTNWATRKPPAPKSTQENNTKQLRFEDVVNQSSPKNCTVYCGGIASGLTDQLMRQTFSPFGQIMEIRVFPEKGYSFVRFSTHESAAHAIVSVNGTTIEGHVVKCYWGKESPDMTKNFQQVDYSQWGQWSQVYGNPQQYGQYMANGWQVPSYGMYGQAWNQQGFGVDQSPSAAWMGGFGAQPAQGQGAPVIPNQAGYGMASYQTQ
- the TIAL1 gene encoding nucleolysin TIAR isoform X2; this translates as MEDDGQPRTLYVGNLSRDVTEVLILQLFSQIGPCKSCKMITEHTSNDPYCFVEFYEHRDAAAALAAMNGRKILGKEVKVNWATTPSSQKKDTSNHFHVFVGDLSPEITTEDIKSAFAPFGKISDARVVKDMATGKSKGYGFVSFYNKLDAENAIVHMGGQWLGGRQIRTNWATRKPPAPKSTQENNTKQLRFEDVVNQSSPKNCTVYCGGIASGLTDQLMRQTFSPFGQIMEIRVFPEKGYSFVRFSTHESAAHAIVSVNGTTIEGHVVKCYWGKESPDMTKNFQQVDYSQWGQWSQVYGNPQQYGQYMANGWQVPSYGMYGQAWNQQGFGVDQSPSAAWMGGFGAQPAQGQGAPVIPNQAGYGMASYQTQ
- the TIAL1 gene encoding nucleolysin TIAR isoform X1 — its product is MEDDGQPRTLYVGNLSRDVTEVLILQLFSQIGPCKSCKMITEQPDSRRVNSSVGFSVLQHTSNDPYCFVEFYEHRDAAAALAAMNGRKILGKEVKVNWATTPSSQKKDTSNHFHVFVGDLSPEITTEDIKSAFAPFGKISDARVVKDMATGKSKGYGFVSFYNKLDAENAIVHMGGQWLGGRQIRTNWATRKPPAPKSTQENNTKQLRFEDVVNQSSPKNCTVYCGGIASGLTDQLMRQTFSPFGQIMEIRVFPEKGYSFVRFSTHESAAHAIVSVNGTTIEGHVVKCYWGKESPDMTKNFQQVDYSQWGQWSQVYGNPQQYGQYMANGWQVPSYGMYGQAWNQQGFGVDQSPSAAWMGGFGAQPAQGQGAPVIPNQAGYGMASYQTQ
- the TIAL1 gene encoding nucleolysin TIAR isoform X5 — translated: MDARVVKDMATGKSKGYGFVSFYNKLDAENAIVHMGGQWLGGRQIRTNWATRKPPAPKSTQENNTKQLRFEDVVNQSSPKNCTVYCGGIASGLTDQLMRQTFSPFGQIMEIRVFPEKGYSFVRFSTHESAAHAIVSVNGTTIEGHVVKCYWGKESPDMTKNFQQVDYSQWGQWSQVYGNPQQYGQYMANGWQVPSYGMYGQAWNQQGFGVDQSPSAAWMGGFGAQPAQGQGAPVIPNQAGYGMASYQTQ
- the TIAL1 gene encoding nucleolysin TIAR isoform X4; translation: MITEHTSNDPYCFVEFYEHRDAAAALAAMNGRKILGKEVKVNWATTPSSQKKDTSNHFHVFVGDLSPEITTEDIKSAFAPFGKISDARVVKDMATGKSKGYGFVSFYNKLDAENAIVHMGGQWLGGRQIRTNWATRKPPAPKSTQENNTKQLRFEDVVNQSSPKNCTVYCGGIASGLTDQLMRQTFSPFGQIMEIRVFPEKGYSFVRFSTHESAAHAIVSVNGTTIEGHVVKCYWGKESPDMTKNFQQVDYSQWGQWSQVYGNPQQYGQYMANGWQVPSYGMYGQAWNQQGFGVDQSPSAAWMGGFGAQPAQGQGAPVIPNQAGYGMASYQTQ